In Zalophus californianus isolate mZalCal1 chromosome 4, mZalCal1.pri.v2, whole genome shotgun sequence, the following proteins share a genomic window:
- the TP53INP1 gene encoding LOW QUALITY PROTEIN: tumor protein p53-inducible nuclear protein 1 (The sequence of the model RefSeq protein was modified relative to this genomic sequence to represent the inferred CDS: deleted 2 bases in 1 codon), producing MFQRLNKMFVGEVNTSSNQEPEFSEKEDDEWILVDFIDACAGLSAAEAKAEAISEESRTEHPPVFSCLPASLECLADTSDSCLLQFESCPMEESWFITPPPCFTAGGLTTLKWKPVPMENLLIEHPSMSVYAVHSSCPGISEASCGTEECPDPSTPRVETQDEMGQHIHCYVAALAAHTAFLEQPKSFRPSQWIKEHSERQSLNRNSLRRQNLTRDCHSRQVKHNGWAVHQPCPRQYNY from the exons ATGTTCCAGAGACTGAATAAAATGTTTGTGGGTGAGGTCAATACTTCTTCCAACCAAGAACCAGAATTTAGTGAGAAAGAGGATGATGAATGGATTCTTGTTGACTTCATAG ACGCTTGCGCTGGTCTCTCAGCAGCAGAAGCCAAAGCCGAAGCCATCAGTGAAGAGTCACGTACTGAGCACCCTCCAGTCTTTTCCTGTTTACCTGCATCTCTCGAGTGCTTGGCTGATACCAGTGATTCCTGCTTGCTCCAGTTTGAGTCCTGTCCGATGGAGGAGAGCTGGTTTATCACCCCTCCCCCGTGTTTTACTGCAGGTGGATTAACCACTCTCAAG TGGAAACCAGTCCCTATGGAAAACCTTCTCATTGAACACCCCAGCATGTCTGTCTATGCCGTGCATAGCTCCTGCCCTGGTATCAGTGAGGCCAGCTGTGGGACTGAGGAATGTCCTGACCCAAGTACCCCCAG GGTGGAGACTCAAGATGAAATGGGGCAGCACATCCATTGCTATGTTGCAGCTCTTGCAGCCCATACAGCTTTTCTGGAACAACCCAAGAGCTTCCGCCCTTCCCAGTGGATAAAAGAACATAGTGAAAGACAGTCTTTGAACAGAAATAGCCTTCGTCGCCAAAATCTTACCAGGGATTGCCACTCTAGGCAAGTCAAGCACAATGGCTGGGCTGTCCATCAGCCCTGCCCCCGTCAGTACAAttactaa